In Halorubellus sp. JP-L1, one DNA window encodes the following:
- a CDS encoding 50S ribosomal protein L23: MSADVIRFPLVTEKAMNDMDFENKLQFIVHDQAAKPDVRDAVESQFDVAVDDVNTMLTMKGQKKAIVRLSEDDDAQEVASRIGVF; the protein is encoded by the coding sequence ATGAGTGCCGACGTGATTCGGTTCCCGCTCGTCACCGAGAAGGCGATGAACGACATGGACTTCGAGAACAAGCTCCAGTTCATCGTGCACGATCAGGCTGCGAAGCCCGACGTCCGCGACGCCGTCGAGTCGCAGTTCGACGTGGCCGTGGACGACGTGAACACGATGCTGACGATGAAGGGCCAGAAGAAGGCGATCGTCCGACTCAGCGAGGACGACGACGCGCAGGAAGTGGCCTCTCGAATCGGGGTGTTCTAA
- the rpl4p gene encoding 50S ribosomal protein L4, whose amino-acid sequence MNATIYDLDGEESDSLDLPEVFGTQFRPDLIKRAVGVAQANAKQDYGSDPHAGLRTSAESPGSGRGMAHVPRTNGQAARVPQAVGGRSAHPPKAEKDHGKSINDKERKLAFRSAVAATVDAERVAERGHAFDDELDLPVVVADDFEDLVKTKEVVSLLEGLGAYDDVERADEGRSVRAGQGKARGRKYTEPTSVLFVTSSDAGPSKAARNLAGVDVATAANVDVEDLAPGADAGRLTVWTASAVEEVAER is encoded by the coding sequence ATGAACGCGACAATCTACGACCTGGACGGCGAGGAATCCGATTCGCTCGACCTGCCGGAGGTCTTCGGGACGCAGTTCCGCCCGGACCTCATCAAGCGAGCGGTCGGCGTCGCCCAGGCGAACGCGAAGCAGGACTACGGCTCGGACCCGCACGCGGGTCTCCGGACGTCCGCGGAATCGCCCGGCTCCGGGCGTGGCATGGCGCACGTGCCGCGCACGAACGGTCAGGCTGCGCGCGTCCCCCAGGCGGTCGGGGGTCGCAGCGCGCACCCGCCGAAAGCCGAGAAAGACCACGGGAAGTCGATCAACGACAAGGAACGCAAGCTGGCGTTCCGGTCGGCGGTCGCAGCGACGGTCGACGCCGAGCGCGTCGCCGAACGCGGGCACGCGTTCGACGACGAGCTCGACCTCCCGGTCGTCGTTGCCGACGACTTCGAGGACCTCGTGAAGACCAAGGAGGTCGTCTCCTTGCTCGAGGGCCTCGGTGCGTACGACGACGTCGAGCGCGCCGACGAGGGGCGTTCGGTTCGCGCGGGCCAGGGGAAGGCTCGCGGCCGCAAGTACACGGAACCGACGTCCGTGCTCTTCGTCACGTCGAGCGACGCCGGCCCGTCGAAGGCCGCGCGGAACCTCGCGGGCGTCGACGTCGCGACCGCCGCGAACGTCGACGTCGAGGACCTCGCGCCCGGCGCTGACGCCGGTCGGTTGACGGTCTGGACGGCGTCCGCGGTCGAGGAGGTGGCAGAGCGATGA